From Piliocolobus tephrosceles isolate RC106 chromosome 16, ASM277652v3, whole genome shotgun sequence, the proteins below share one genomic window:
- the NLRP1 gene encoding NACHT, LRR and PYD domains-containing protein 1 — translation MAGGAWGRLACYLELLKKEELKEFQLLFTSKVHSSGSSGETPAQLEKTSGMEVASYLVAQYGEQRAWDLALCTWEQMGLRSLCTQAREGADYSPSFPYSPSEPHLGSPSQPTSTAVLRSWNRELPVECTQGSERRVLRQLPDTSGHRWREISSSLLYQALPSSPDFESPSQESPNAPTSTAVLASWGSPPQPSLAPREQEAPGTQWPLDETSGNYYTGIREREREESEKGRPPWEAAVGTPPQVHASLQPHRHPWEPSARESLCSTWSWKNDDLNQNFTQLLLLQRPHPRSHKSLVKGSWPHDVEEDRGRLIEIRDLFGPGLDTQEPRIVILQGAAGTGKSTLARQVRAAWGRGQLYGDRFQHVFYFSCRELAQCKVVSLAELIGKDWTAAQAPIRQILSRPERLLFILDGVDEPRWVLQEPSSELCLHWSQPQPADALLGSLLGKTILPEASFLITARTTALQNLIPSLEQARWVEVLGFSESSRREYLYKYFTDERQAVRALGLIQSNKELWALCLVPWVSWLACTCLMEQMKRKEELTLTSKTTTTLCLHYLSQALRAQPLGPQLGDICSLAAEGIWQKKTLFNRDDLRKHELDGAIISTLLKMGILQEHPIPLSYSFIHLCFQEFFAAMSYALEDKKGRGKHSNCIIDLEKLLEAYGTHGLFGAPTTRFLLGLLSDKGERAMENIFNCRLSQGRNLKQWVPSLQPLRQPHSLEFLHCLYETQNKTFLTQMMADFQEMGVCVETDMELLVGTFCIKFCRHVKKLQLIEGRQHRPAWSPTGIVL, via the exons ATGGCTGGCGGAGCCTGGGGCCGCCTGGCCTGTTACTTGGAGCTCCTGAAGAAGGAGGAGCTGAAGGAGTTCCAGCTTCTATTCACCAGTAAAGTGCACTCCAGCGGCTCTTCGGGCGAGACACCCGCTCAGCTGGAGAAGACGAGCGGCATGGAGGTGGCCTCATACCTGGTGGCTCAGTATGGGGAGCAGCGGGCCTGGGACCTAGCCCTCTGTACCTGGGAGCAGATGGGGCTGAGGTCACTGTGCACCCAAGCCCGGGAAGGGGCAG ACTACTCTCCGTCATTCCCCTACAGCCCGAGTGAACCCCACCTGGGGTCTCCCAGCCAACCCACCTCCACCGCAGTGCTGAGGTCCTGGAACCGTGAATTGCCAGTGGAGTGCACCCAGGGCTCAGAGAGAAGGGTTTTGAGACAGCTGCCTGACACATCTGGACACCGCTGGAGAG AAATCTCTTCCTCACTCCTCTACCAAGCTCTTCCAAGCTCCCCAGACTTTGAATCTCCAAGCCAGGAGTCGCCCAATGCCCCCACATCCACAGCAGTGCTGGCGAGCTGGGGATCCCCACCTCAGCCCAGCCTAGCGCCCAGAGAGCAGGAGGCTCCTGGGACCCAGTGGCCTCTGGATGAAACGTCAGGAAATTACTACACAG gaatcagagaaagagagagagaggaatcagAGAAAGGCAGGCCCCCATGGGAGGCAGCAGTAGGAACGCCCCCACAGGTACACGCCAGCCTACAGCCCCACCGCCACCCATGGGAGCCTTCTGCAAGAGAGAGCCTCTGTTCCACATGGTCCTGGAAAAATGACGATTTGAACCAAAATTTCACACAGCTGCTACTTCTACAAAGACCTCACCCCAGAAGCCATAAGTCGCTGGTCAAGGGAAGCTGGCCTCATGATGTGGAGGAGGATCGAGGACGTTTAATTGAGATCAGAGACTTATTTGGCCCAGGCCTGGATACCCAAGAACCTCGCATAGTCATACTGCAGGGGGCTGCTGGAACTGGGAAGTCAACACTGGCCAGGCAGGTGAGGGCAGCCTGGGGGAGAGGCCAGCTGTATGGGGACCGCTTCCAGCATGTCTTCTACTTCAGCTGCAGAGAGCTGGCCCAGTGCAAGGTGGTGAGTCTGGCTGAACTCATCGGGAAAGACTGGACAGCTGCGCAGGCCCCCATTAGACAGATCCTGTCCAGGCCAGAGCGGCTGCTCTTCATCCTCGATGGTGTGGATGAGCCAAGATGGGTCTTGCAGGAGCCGAGTTCCGAGCTCTGTCTGCACTGGAGCCAGCCGCAGCCGGCGGATGCACTGCTGGGCAGTTTGCTGGGGAAAACCATACTTCCCGAGGCATCCTTCCTGATCACGGCTCGGACCACAGCTCTGCAGAACCTCATTCCTTCTTTGGAGCAGGCACGCTGGGTAGAGGTCCTGGGGTTCTCTGAGTCCAGCAGGAGGGAATATTTGTACAaatatttcacagatgaaagGCAAGCAGTTAGAGCCTTGGGGTTGATCCAATCAAACAAAGAGCTCTGGGCCCTGTGTCTCGTGCCCTGGGTGTCCTGGCTGGCCTGCACCTGCCTGATGGAGCAGATGAAGCGGAAGGAGGAACTCACACTGACCTCCAAGACCACCACGACCCTCTGTCTGCATTACCTTTCCCAGGCTCTCCGAGCTCAGCCTCTGGGGCCCCAGCTCGGGGACATCTGCTCTCTGGCTGCTGAGGGCATCTGGCAAAAAAAGACCCTTTTCAATCGAGATGACCTCAGGAAGCATGAGTTAGATGGGGCCATCATCTCCACCCTCTTAAAGATGGGTATTCTTCAAGAGCACCCCATCCCTCTGAGCTACAGCTTCATTCACCTCTGTTTCCAGGAGTTCTTTGCAGCAATGTCCTATGCCCTGGAGGATAAGAAGGGGAGAGGTAAACATTCTAATTGCATCATAGATTTGGAAAAGTTGCTAGAAGCATATGGAACACATGGCCTGTTTGGGGCACCAACCACACGTTTCCTATTGGGCCTGTTAAGTGATAAGGGGGAGAGAGCGATGGAGAACATCTTTAACTGCCGGCTGTCTCAGGGGAGGAACCTGAAGCAGTGGGTCCCGTCCCTGCAGCCCCTGCGGCAGCCACACTCTCTGGAGTTCCTCCACTGTTTGTACGAGACTCAGAACAAAACGTTCCTGACACAAATGATGGCCGATTTCCAAGAAATGGGCGTGTGTGTGGAAACAGACATGGAGCTCCTGGTGGGCACCTTCTGCATTAAATTCTGCCGCCACGTGAAGAAGCTTCAACTGATTGAGGGCAGGCAGCACAGACCAGCATGGAGCCCCACCGGGATAGTCCTGTGA